The genome window CCGGCCGTCCGGGCGGCGGCGGAGCGGGCGAGCACGACGAGCGTCGCGTCCTCCCGGCCGCCGGCACCGTCGGGGGCGTCGTGCGGGGCGTCCTGCGCGGGGGCGGGACCTGTGCCTGTCGGTGCCTCAGGGGCGGCCATGGCCGGTCCTCTCGTCGTCGTGGCTGCGGCCGGGGTCCGCGCCGACGAGCTCGCCGGCGCCCTCCGCGGGCTGGTCGGTGCCCTCCTCGTCCTCGTCCGGCTCGGGCAGGACCTCGACGACGACCGACAGCAGGCGGTTGCGCCGGCCCCGCCGGTCCGCGGTGATCCGGAGGCCGGACACCTCGACGACGCTGCCGCGGATCGGGACCCGGCCGAGGTTCTTGGCCAGCAGCCCGGCGACGGTGTCGACGTCGTCGTCCTCGACGTCGCGGTCGGTGATCTCGCTGAGCGCGGTGAGGTGGGTGCGCGCGGACAGCCGCCACCGGTCCTCGCCGAGCACCTCGACCTCGGGCTCCTCGACGTCGTACTCGTCGCTGATCTGCCCGACGATCTCCTCGAGCAGGTCCTCGATCGTCACCAGGCCCGAGACGCCGCCGTACTCGTCGATGACGACGGCCAGGTGCACCGAGCCGGCCTGCATCTCGCGGAGCAGGTCGTCGGCGGGCTTGCTCTCGGGCACGAACACGGGGGCGCGCATGACCTCGTCCACGGTCGCCGGGCTGGGCTCGCCGTAGCCGCCCGTGCGCAGGTCCTGCAGGTGCGCCGCGACGTCCTTGAGGTAGGAGACGCCGACCACGTCGTCGGCGTCGCGGCCCAGCACGGGGACGCGGCTGAAGCCGGAGCGCAGGTGCAGGCGCATGGCCCGCTCCAGGCCGGTCCCCTGCTCCAGGGTCACCATGTCGGTCCGCGGGACCTGGACCTCGCGGGCCACGGTGTCGCCGAGGTGGACGACGCGCTGGAGCATGAGGCTCTCGCCGCGCTCGATGACGCTGTCGGCCTCGGCCTGCTCGACGAGCTCGATGAGCTCGGCCTCGGACGCGAACGGCCCGGCGGGCAGGCCGCGGCCGGGGACGACGACGGTGGCCGCCCGGACCAGGAGCAGCACGAGCGGGCCGACGACGACCATGAGCCGGGACAGCGACGCCGAGGCACCGAGCGCGACGGTGTCGGCGTGCTGCTGGCCGACCGTGCGGCCGACGGCCCCCACGAGGACGAAGATGAGGACCGACAGCACGGTGGCCGCGACGAGGACGACCGCCCAGTCCGGGCGGAGCAGGTGCCCGAGCGCGACGACGAGCGCGGACACGGCCGCGGTCTCGCAGACGATCCGCACGAAGGTCGTGGTGTTGACCGCCCCGGTGGTGTCCTCCAGCAGCCGGCGCAGCGCCCGCGCGTTGCGGCGCCCGGCGGTCTGGAGGTCCTCGGCGTGCCCGCGGGTCACCTTGGACAGGGCCGCCTCGACGGCGGCCAGGTAGCCGGCGAGCAGGAGCAGGACGAGCCCGACGAGGAGCCAGAGCAGCAGGGTCGAGGTCACCGGACCGGCTCGCCCCCGGCGGCGGCGGGGCGGCTGCGGCCCAGGAACTCCAGGAGGAGTCGCCGCTGGAGGGCGAACATCTCGGCCTCCTCGTCGGGCTCGGCGTGGTCGTAGCCCAGCAGGTGCAGGCAGCCGTGCACGACGAGGAGCAGGACCTCCTCGGCGGTGCTGTGCCCGGCCGTGCGCGCCTGCTCCTCGGCGACCTGCGGGCAGACGACGACGTCGCCGACCAGGCCGGGGCCCGACGGGGCGCCCTCGCGACCGGGGCGCAGCTCGTCCATCGGGAAGCTCATGACGTCGGTGGGACCCGGCAGGTCCAGCCACTTCTCGTGCAGCACGGCGATGGTGTCCGGGTCGACCAGCAGGACCGACAGCTCGGCCTGCGGGTGCACGTGCATGGCGTCCAGCACGTGCCGGGCGCACTCGGCGACCTCGGTCTCGCTGAGCCCGGCGACCTCGGTGCCCGACTCGTTGGCGACGTCGATCACCGGGTGGTGCCGTCCCAGCTGTCGTAGGCCCGGACGATGTCGGCGATGAGGCGGTGCCGGACCACGTCCGTGGACTCCAGGTACGAGAAGTGCACGTCGCCGACCCTGCCGAGGATGTCGCGCACGACCCGCAGGCCCGACGCGGTGGACCCGGGCAGGTCGACCTGGGTGATGTCGCCGGTGACGACCATCTTGGAGCCGAACCCCAGGCGGGTGAGGAACATCTTCATCTGCTCGGGCGAGGTGTTCTGGGCCTCGTCGAGGATGATGAAGGCGTCGTTAAGGGTGCGCCCGCGCATGTAGGCCAGCGGCGCGACCTCGATGGTCCCGGCGGTGATGAGCCGCGGGATCGAGTCCGGGTCGACCATGTCGTGCAGCGCGTCGTACAGCGGCCGCAGGTACGGGTCGATCTTGTCCGTCAGCGTGCCGGGCAGGAAGCCGAGCCGCTCGCCGGCCTCGACCGCGGGGCGGGTGAGGACGATCCGGTTGACGGTCTTGGACTGCAGCGCCTGGACGGCCTTGGCCATGGCCAGGTACGTCTTGCCGGTGCCGGCGGGGCCGATGCCGAAGGTGATGGTGTTCTCGTCGATCGCGTCGACGTAGCGCTTCTGGTTGAGCGTCTTCGGCCGGATGGTGCGCCCGCGGTTGGACAGGATGTTCGCGGTCAGCACCTGTGCCGGCCGGACACCGCCGTCGGTGTCGCGCAGGATGGTGAGGCTGCGCTCGACGGCGTCGGCGCTCAGCGGCTGGCCGGCGGCCAGGACGCTGCCCATCTCCTCGAGCAGGCGCAGCGCGAGCGCGACGTCGCTGGCGGGGCCCGTGACCGTCACCTCGTCACCGCGCGCGAGGACGTCGACGCGGGGCAGGCCGCGCTCGAGCGTGCGCAGGTGCTTGTCCCCCGCGCCGAGCAGGGAGACGGTGTCGGTCCCGGTGGGGACCACGTAGGTCTGCGTGACGACGGCGGTCCCGAACGGGGCGGCGGTGCCGTCGGGGCCGGCTGCGGTGGCAGCACCTGCCTCGCGGGTGTCGGGCAGGTCCTCGGCGTGAGCGCCGGTGATGTCAGGCATGGGCAGGCGGCCCTGGTCCTCTCTCTGTACGGACCCCCAGGTTACCGCCCGGTCGGCCCGGGGGCCGTCCCGGTGCGGGGTGCCCGGTGCTCAGAGCCCGCCGGAGGACGCCCCTGCACCGGCGAGCACGTGACCGTGGGCGTGGAACACCGACTGGCCGGCGGCGGCGCCGGTGTTGAAGACGAGCCGGAAGGCGCCGTCGGCACGCTCGGCGGCCAGCGCCGCACCGGCCCTGACGAGCGCCGCGAGCGCGGCCGGGTCATCGGCCAGCTCGACCACGTCGACGACGTGCCGGCGCGGCACGACGAGGATGTGCACCTCGGCCTTGGGGGCGACGTCGGCGA of Aquipuribacter hungaricus contains these proteins:
- a CDS encoding HIT domain-containing protein, which codes for MADDCVFCRIVSGELPVELLYADEHVVAFADVAPKAEVHILVVPRRHVVDVVELADDPAALAALVRAGAALAAERADGAFRLVFNTGAAAGQSVFHAHGHVLAGAGASSGGL
- a CDS encoding PhoH family protein, whose product is MPDITGAHAEDLPDTREAGAATAAGPDGTAAPFGTAVVTQTYVVPTGTDTVSLLGAGDKHLRTLERGLPRVDVLARGDEVTVTGPASDVALALRLLEEMGSVLAAGQPLSADAVERSLTILRDTDGGVRPAQVLTANILSNRGRTIRPKTLNQKRYVDAIDENTITFGIGPAGTGKTYLAMAKAVQALQSKTVNRIVLTRPAVEAGERLGFLPGTLTDKIDPYLRPLYDALHDMVDPDSIPRLITAGTIEVAPLAYMRGRTLNDAFIILDEAQNTSPEQMKMFLTRLGFGSKMVVTGDITQVDLPGSTASGLRVVRDILGRVGDVHFSYLESTDVVRHRLIADIVRAYDSWDGTTR
- the ybeY gene encoding rRNA maturation RNase YbeY translates to MIDVANESGTEVAGLSETEVAECARHVLDAMHVHPQAELSVLLVDPDTIAVLHEKWLDLPGPTDVMSFPMDELRPGREGAPSGPGLVGDVVVCPQVAEEQARTAGHSTAEEVLLLVVHGCLHLLGYDHAEPDEEAEMFALQRRLLLEFLGRSRPAAAGGEPVR
- a CDS encoding hemolysin family protein, giving the protein MTSTLLLWLLVGLVLLLLAGYLAAVEAALSKVTRGHAEDLQTAGRRNARALRRLLEDTTGAVNTTTFVRIVCETAAVSALVVALGHLLRPDWAVVLVAATVLSVLIFVLVGAVGRTVGQQHADTVALGASASLSRLMVVVGPLVLLLVRAATVVVPGRGLPAGPFASEAELIELVEQAEADSVIERGESLMLQRVVHLGDTVAREVQVPRTDMVTLEQGTGLERAMRLHLRSGFSRVPVLGRDADDVVGVSYLKDVAAHLQDLRTGGYGEPSPATVDEVMRAPVFVPESKPADDLLREMQAGSVHLAVVIDEYGGVSGLVTIEDLLEEIVGQISDEYDVEEPEVEVLGEDRWRLSARTHLTALSEITDRDVEDDDVDTVAGLLAKNLGRVPIRGSVVEVSGLRITADRRGRRNRLLSVVVEVLPEPDEDEEGTDQPAEGAGELVGADPGRSHDDERTGHGRP